In Maniola hyperantus chromosome 13, iAphHyp1.2, whole genome shotgun sequence, one genomic interval encodes:
- the LOC117987857 gene encoding uncharacterized protein, protein MVRVEKTSQTARTEAADSDNSMSECDVPAALTYNDPNLIISRLENILDAKLQSIKYEIVEELKTTIFAELKNEIASLSSQLSQLQTSYSKLQDENDHLKSDVSTLRERISVSEDQILELRSQFGRQQQQARMNNLEIVGLPQTSSESPVDLVVKIAEYAGVELNRGDIDFAHRVQPQKPIAGRPKAIVVKLVDRLCKDKILSGLKRKKGICTRDIGIGGTEKKFFVNEHLTPENKQLLKSTKNLAKEKAYKFVWVRNCNIFLRKNEEAPALHVRLEKDLAKIK, encoded by the coding sequence ATGGTGAGAGTAGAAAAAACAAGCCAAACTGCGCGAACTGAAGCCGCCGATTCCGACAATTCGATGTCTGAATGCGATGTCCCCGCAGCCTTGACATACAACGATCCAAACCTAATAATTAGTCGATTAGAAAACATTCTAGATGCTAAGCTGCAATCGATTAAATATGAAATAGTCGAAGAATTGAAAACAACTATCTTCGCCGAATTAAAAAACGAAATAGCTTCGTTATCTTCACAACTATCTCAATTGCAAACTTCCTATAGTAAGCTTCAGGATGAAAACGACCATCTTAAGAGCGACGTATCTACGCTACGGGAACGTATCAGCGTTTCAGAGGATCAAATATTAGAACTGCGTTCACAGTTTGGTAGACAGCAGCAACAGGCGAGGATGAATAACCTGGAAATTGTAGGGCTGCCACAAACCAGCAGTGAATCGCCTGTAGATTTAGTAGTGAAAATTGCTGAATACGCTGGCGTCGAGCTCAACCGAGGGGATATTGACTTTGCACATCGCGTCCAGCCTCAAAAACCAATAGCTGGTAGGCCTAAGGCTATTGTGGTTAAGTTAGTAGACCGTCTATGCAAAGACAAAATACTCTCAggcctgaaaaggaaaaaaggcaTCTGCACCAGAGACATAGGCATCGGTGGCACCGAGAAAAAATTTTTCGTTAATGAGCACCTAACCCCTGAAAACAAACAGTtattaaaatcaacaaaaaatttaGCAAAGGAGAAAGCGTACAAGTTTGTCTGGGTTAGGAACTGCAACATTTTTTTAAGGAAAAACGAGGAAGCACCGGCACTGCACGTTCGTCTGGAAAAGGACTTAGCCAAAATAAAGTGA